A single window of Zea mays cultivar B73 chromosome 10, Zm-B73-REFERENCE-NAM-5.0, whole genome shotgun sequence DNA harbors:
- the LOC118473534 gene encoding mini zinc finger protein 1-like: MGPQQGRRSNGGAAARSKQEEEGGAKVVRYRECQRNHAASLGGHAVDGCREFMAAGADGTAAALACAACGCHRSFHRREVEQPAADCDCDCSSTTSGA, encoded by the coding sequence ATGGGGCCTCAGCAAGGCCGGCGGTCgaacggcggcgcggcggcgcggagcaagcaggaggaggaggggggcgcgAAGGTGGTGCGGTACCGCGAGTGCCAGCGCAACCACGCGGCGTCCCTGGGCGGGCACGCGGTGGACGGGTGCCGCGAGTTCATGGCGGCGGGCGCGGAcggcacggcggcggcgctcgcGTGCGCCGCCTGCGGGTGCCACCGCAGCTTCCACAGGCGCGAGGTGGAGCAGCCCGCCGCCGACTGCGACTGCGACTGCTCCTCCACCACCTCCGGCGCCTGA
- the LOC103640681 gene encoding transcription factor MYB60: MESRPPMPWCACDRAGTTTTMTTAIKKGPWMPEEDLVLVSYIHEHGPSKWRHVAASTGLMRCSKSCRLRWTNYLRPGIRRGHFTAREERVIVHLHSLLGNRWAAIASHLPQRTDNDIKNYWNTHLKKKKVVVEEQQRAAAAAAKRHVDDGGITTSRSPRLLAKDDSYGYDYDARPAAAYPCTMDNVSKPLKVKLGCMKSASSSSPPAQDGSSSIRRPFFSLDQTSGSTAPLPPISNVVPQPVLAGQGRHGGRFFHEPPQQQLSSIMENWLFLPKQQHQQQMTASSPTPTAAAHCPCCFS, encoded by the coding sequence ATGGAGAGCAGGCCGCCAATGCCATGGTGCGCGTGCGACAGGgcggggacgacgacgacgatgacgacggcgATAAAGAAGGGGCCATGGATGCCGGAGGAGGACCTCGTCCTCGTCTCCTACATCCACGAGCACGGCCCCAGCAAGTGGCGCCACGTGGCCGCGAGCACGGGGCTCATGCGCTGCAGCAAGAGCTGCCGCCTCCGCTGGACCAACTACCTCCGCCCGGGCATCCGGCGCGGCCACTTCACGGCGCGCGAGGAGCGCGTCATCGTCCACCTCCACTCCCTGCTGGGCAACCGGTGGGCGGCCATCGCGTCGCATCTCCCCCAGCGCACCGACAACGACATCAAGAACTACTGGAACACCCACCTCAAGAAGAAGAAGGTCGTCGTCGAGGAACAGCAGCGAGCGGCTGCAGCAGCAGCCAAACGACACGTCGACGACGGCGGCATCACCACCAGTCGTAGTCCCCGCCTGCTCGCCAAGGACGATAGCTATGGCTACGACTACGACGCGCGCCCAGCTGCAGCCTATCCCTGTACCATGGACAACGTATCCAAGCCTCTCAAAGTCAAATTAGGTTGCATGAAGAGCGCATCGTCATCATCCCCGCCGGCGCAGGATGGTAGTAGTAGTATCCGTCGTCCTTTCTTTTCACTCGACCAAACGTCCGGCAGTACGGCGCCGCTGCCACCCATCTCCAACGTTGTGCCGCAGCCGGTGTTGGCGGGACAGGGACGACACGGCGGGCGTTTCTTCCACGAGCCGCCCCAGCAGCAGCTGTCCTCAATAATGGAGAACTGGTTATTCCTCCCCAAGCAGCAGCACCAGCAGCAGATGACGGCGAGCTCTCCGACTCCGACGGCTGCTGCTCACTGTCCATGCTGTTTTAGCTAA
- the LOC118473535 gene encoding mini zinc finger protein 1-like, producing the protein MGPQQGRRSNGGAAARSKQEEEGGAKVVRYRECQRNHAASLGGHAVDGCREFMAAGADGTAAALACAACGCHRSFHRREVEQQPAADCCDCSSTTSGA; encoded by the coding sequence ATGGGGCCTCAGCAAGGCCGGCGGTCgaacggcggcgcggcggcgcggagcaagcaggaggaggaggggggcgcgAAGGTGGTGCGGTACCGCGAGTGCCAGCGCAACCACGCGGCGTCCCTGGGCGGGCACGCCGTGGACGGGTGCCGCGAGTTCATGGCGGCGGGCGCGGAcggcacggcggcggcgctcgcGTGCGCCGCCTGCGGGTGCCACCGCAGCTTCCACAGGCGCGAGGTGGAGCAGCAGCCCGCCGCCGACTGCTGCGACTGCTCCTCCACCACCTCCGGCGCCTGA